One genomic region from Cardiocondyla obscurior isolate alpha-2009 linkage group LG01, Cobs3.1, whole genome shotgun sequence encodes:
- the Lark gene encoding RNA-binding protein lark isoform X2 has protein sequence MPGFSSVGTFKIFIGNLADKTTNADIKPLFEKYGKVVECDVVKNYGFVHMENEEAGRNAIQNLNGHMVHGQPIKCEAAKSRKGPNTPTTKIFVGNLTDNTKAPQVRELFAKYGTVVECDIVRNYGFVHLEATGDVNDAIKELNGQIVDGQPMKVQISTSRVRQRPGMGDPEQCYRCGRGGHWSKECPKGGMGGGPDRNGYRDRMFGRDPYPPPPPPPFLRDRLMGGGRFGDYESYYDRRGFEDTRDLYERRFTGMTGPSDMGSTMCGLDFPPMTMPPLPPRRDPMPPMPPLGMGSMRDTGFSRGNEYGMFSRRSPPPSGNNGRFRGMYEDFSRDSFEERRPGLRGPSPSRRFAPY, from the exons ATGCCAGGTTTTAGCAGCGTTGGCACATTTAAAATCTTCATTGGTAATTTAGCCGACAAGACTACAAACGCGGATATAAAGCCGTTGTTTGAAAAGTATGGAAAGGTCGTAGAATGCGACGTGGTAAAGAATTATGGCTTCGTG CATATGGAGAATGAGGAGGCAGGTCGAAACGCAATACAGAATCTGAATGGACACATGGTTCATGGACAGCCGATAAAATGTGAGGCTGCAAAGAGTCGTAAGGGACCCAACACTCCTACGACAAAGATTTTCGTGGGTAATCTCACAGACAACACTAAGGCGCCGCAAGTGCGCGAACTGTTTGCCAAATATGGTACCGTTGTCGAATGCGACATCGTGCGAAACTACGGTTTCGTTCATCTTGAGGCAACTGGCGACGTGAACGACGCCATCAAGGAGCTGAATGGACAAATCGTCGATGGACAACCGATGAAGGTCCAGATTTCTACTAGTCGAGTACGACAGAGGCCAGGAATGGGAGACCCGGAGCAGTGCTATCGATGCGGACGAGGCGGCCACTGGTCCAAGGAGTGTCCCAAGGGAGGAATGGGAGGAGGACCAGACAGGAACGGATACAGGGACCGAATGTTTGGACGTGATCCGTAccctccgccgccgccaccaccgttCCTTCGGGATCGGTTAATGGGTGGTGGCCGCTTTGGG GATTACGAAAGCTACTACGACAGGCGCGGATTCGAGGACACCAGGGATCTCTACGAGAGGCGGTTTACGGGTATGACAGGGCCCAGTGACATGGGATCTACCATGTGCGGGCTAGACTTTCCACCAATGACAATGCCACCTCTACCACCAAGACGAGACCCAATGCCTCCTATGCCTCCTCTAGGTATGGGATCCATGCGTGACACTGGCTTCTCCCGTGGCAACGAGTATGGCATGTTCAGCCGCCGATCACCCCCTCCAAGTGGCAACAACGGCCGGTTCAG
- the Lark gene encoding RNA-binding protein lark isoform X4 yields the protein MPGFSSVGTFKIFIGNLADKTTNADIKPLFEKYGKVVECDVVKNYGFVHMENEEAGRNAIQNLNGHMVHGQPIKCEAAKSRKGPNTPTTKIFVGNLTDNTKAPQVRELFAKYGTVVECDIVRNYGFVHLEATGDVNDAIKELNGQIVDGQPMKVQISTSRVRQRPGMGDPEQCYRCGRGGHWSKECPKGGMGGGPDRNGYRDRMFGRDPYPPPPPPPFLRDRLMGGGRFGDYESYYDRRGFEDTRDLYERRFTGMTGPSDMGSTMCGLDFPPMTMPPLPPRRDPMPPMPPLGMGSMRDTGFSRGNEYGMFSRRSPPPSGNNGRFRPGLRGPSPSRRFAPY from the exons ATGCCAGGTTTTAGCAGCGTTGGCACATTTAAAATCTTCATTGGTAATTTAGCCGACAAGACTACAAACGCGGATATAAAGCCGTTGTTTGAAAAGTATGGAAAGGTCGTAGAATGCGACGTGGTAAAGAATTATGGCTTCGTG CATATGGAGAATGAGGAGGCAGGTCGAAACGCAATACAGAATCTGAATGGACACATGGTTCATGGACAGCCGATAAAATGTGAGGCTGCAAAGAGTCGTAAGGGACCCAACACTCCTACGACAAAGATTTTCGTGGGTAATCTCACAGACAACACTAAGGCGCCGCAAGTGCGCGAACTGTTTGCCAAATATGGTACCGTTGTCGAATGCGACATCGTGCGAAACTACGGTTTCGTTCATCTTGAGGCAACTGGCGACGTGAACGACGCCATCAAGGAGCTGAATGGACAAATCGTCGATGGACAACCGATGAAGGTCCAGATTTCTACTAGTCGAGTACGACAGAGGCCAGGAATGGGAGACCCGGAGCAGTGCTATCGATGCGGACGAGGCGGCCACTGGTCCAAGGAGTGTCCCAAGGGAGGAATGGGAGGAGGACCAGACAGGAACGGATACAGGGACCGAATGTTTGGACGTGATCCGTAccctccgccgccgccaccaccgttCCTTCGGGATCGGTTAATGGGTGGTGGCCGCTTTGGG GATTACGAAAGCTACTACGACAGGCGCGGATTCGAGGACACCAGGGATCTCTACGAGAGGCGGTTTACGGGTATGACAGGGCCCAGTGACATGGGATCTACCATGTGCGGGCTAGACTTTCCACCAATGACAATGCCACCTCTACCACCAAGACGAGACCCAATGCCTCCTATGCCTCCTCTAGGTATGGGATCCATGCGTGACACTGGCTTCTCCCGTGGCAACGAGTATGGCATGTTCAGCCGCCGATCACCCCCTCCAAGTGGCAACAACGGCCGGTTCAG
- the Lark gene encoding RNA-binding protein lark isoform X7: protein MPGFSSVGTFKIFIGNLADKTTNADIKPLFEKYGKVVECDVVKNYGFVHMENEEAGRNAIQNLNGHMVHGQPIKCEAAKSRKGPNTPTTKIFVGNLTDNTKAPQVRELFAKYGTVVECDIVRNYGFVHLEATGDVNDAIKELNGQIVDGQPMKVQISTSRVRQRPGMGDPEQCYRCGRGGHWSKECPKGGMGGGPDRNGYRDRMFGRDPYPPPPPPPFLRDRLMGGGRFGDYESYYDRRGFEDTRDLYERRFTGMGSMRDTGFSRGNEYGMFSRRSPPPSGNNGRFSAPYYVHHSAGSGAEAWDEETYLRNAN from the exons ATGCCAGGTTTTAGCAGCGTTGGCACATTTAAAATCTTCATTGGTAATTTAGCCGACAAGACTACAAACGCGGATATAAAGCCGTTGTTTGAAAAGTATGGAAAGGTCGTAGAATGCGACGTGGTAAAGAATTATGGCTTCGTG CATATGGAGAATGAGGAGGCAGGTCGAAACGCAATACAGAATCTGAATGGACACATGGTTCATGGACAGCCGATAAAATGTGAGGCTGCAAAGAGTCGTAAGGGACCCAACACTCCTACGACAAAGATTTTCGTGGGTAATCTCACAGACAACACTAAGGCGCCGCAAGTGCGCGAACTGTTTGCCAAATATGGTACCGTTGTCGAATGCGACATCGTGCGAAACTACGGTTTCGTTCATCTTGAGGCAACTGGCGACGTGAACGACGCCATCAAGGAGCTGAATGGACAAATCGTCGATGGACAACCGATGAAGGTCCAGATTTCTACTAGTCGAGTACGACAGAGGCCAGGAATGGGAGACCCGGAGCAGTGCTATCGATGCGGACGAGGCGGCCACTGGTCCAAGGAGTGTCCCAAGGGAGGAATGGGAGGAGGACCAGACAGGAACGGATACAGGGACCGAATGTTTGGACGTGATCCGTAccctccgccgccgccaccaccgttCCTTCGGGATCGGTTAATGGGTGGTGGCCGCTTTGGG GATTACGAAAGCTACTACGACAGGCGCGGATTCGAGGACACCAGGGATCTCTACGAGAGGCGGTTTACGG GTATGGGATCCATGCGTGACACTGGCTTCTCCCGTGGCAACGAGTATGGCATGTTCAGCCGCCGATCACCCCCTCCAAGTGGCAACAACGGCCGGTTCAG
- the Lark gene encoding RNA-binding protein lark isoform X6: MPGFSSVGTFKIFIGNLADKTTNADIKPLFEKYGKVVECDVVKNYGFVHMENEEAGRNAIQNLNGHMVHGQPIKCEAAKSRKGPNTPTTKIFVGNLTDNTKAPQVRELFAKYGTVVECDIVRNYGFVHLEATGDVNDAIKELNGQIVDGQPMKVQISTSRVRQRPGMGDPEQCYRCGRGGHWSKECPKGGMGGGPDRNGYRDRMFGRDPYPPPPPPPFLRDRLMGGGRFGDYESYYDRRGFEDTRDLYERRFTGMGSMRDTGFSRGNEYGMFSRRSPPPSGNNGRFRGMYEDFSRDSFEERRPGLRGPSPSRRFAPY, from the exons ATGCCAGGTTTTAGCAGCGTTGGCACATTTAAAATCTTCATTGGTAATTTAGCCGACAAGACTACAAACGCGGATATAAAGCCGTTGTTTGAAAAGTATGGAAAGGTCGTAGAATGCGACGTGGTAAAGAATTATGGCTTCGTG CATATGGAGAATGAGGAGGCAGGTCGAAACGCAATACAGAATCTGAATGGACACATGGTTCATGGACAGCCGATAAAATGTGAGGCTGCAAAGAGTCGTAAGGGACCCAACACTCCTACGACAAAGATTTTCGTGGGTAATCTCACAGACAACACTAAGGCGCCGCAAGTGCGCGAACTGTTTGCCAAATATGGTACCGTTGTCGAATGCGACATCGTGCGAAACTACGGTTTCGTTCATCTTGAGGCAACTGGCGACGTGAACGACGCCATCAAGGAGCTGAATGGACAAATCGTCGATGGACAACCGATGAAGGTCCAGATTTCTACTAGTCGAGTACGACAGAGGCCAGGAATGGGAGACCCGGAGCAGTGCTATCGATGCGGACGAGGCGGCCACTGGTCCAAGGAGTGTCCCAAGGGAGGAATGGGAGGAGGACCAGACAGGAACGGATACAGGGACCGAATGTTTGGACGTGATCCGTAccctccgccgccgccaccaccgttCCTTCGGGATCGGTTAATGGGTGGTGGCCGCTTTGGG GATTACGAAAGCTACTACGACAGGCGCGGATTCGAGGACACCAGGGATCTCTACGAGAGGCGGTTTACGG GTATGGGATCCATGCGTGACACTGGCTTCTCCCGTGGCAACGAGTATGGCATGTTCAGCCGCCGATCACCCCCTCCAAGTGGCAACAACGGCCGGTTCAG
- the Lark gene encoding RNA-binding protein lark isoform X1, with protein sequence MPGFSSVGTFKIFIGNLADKTTNADIKPLFEKYGKVVECDVVKNYGFVHMENEEAGRNAIQNLNGHMVHGQPIKCEAAKSRKGPNTPTTKIFVGNLTDNTKAPQVRELFAKYGTVVECDIVRNYGFVHLEATGDVNDAIKELNGQIVDGQPMKVQISTSRVRQRPGMGDPEQCYRCGRGGHWSKECPKGGMGGGPDRNGYRDRMFGRDPYPPPPPPPFLRDRLMGGGRFGDYESYYDRRGFEDTRDLYERRFTGMTGPSDMGSTMCGLDFPPMTMPPLPPRRDPMPPMPPLGMGSMRDTGFSRGNEYGMFSRRSPPPSGNNGRFSRGMYEDFSRDSFEERRPGLRGPSPSRRFAPY encoded by the exons ATGCCAGGTTTTAGCAGCGTTGGCACATTTAAAATCTTCATTGGTAATTTAGCCGACAAGACTACAAACGCGGATATAAAGCCGTTGTTTGAAAAGTATGGAAAGGTCGTAGAATGCGACGTGGTAAAGAATTATGGCTTCGTG CATATGGAGAATGAGGAGGCAGGTCGAAACGCAATACAGAATCTGAATGGACACATGGTTCATGGACAGCCGATAAAATGTGAGGCTGCAAAGAGTCGTAAGGGACCCAACACTCCTACGACAAAGATTTTCGTGGGTAATCTCACAGACAACACTAAGGCGCCGCAAGTGCGCGAACTGTTTGCCAAATATGGTACCGTTGTCGAATGCGACATCGTGCGAAACTACGGTTTCGTTCATCTTGAGGCAACTGGCGACGTGAACGACGCCATCAAGGAGCTGAATGGACAAATCGTCGATGGACAACCGATGAAGGTCCAGATTTCTACTAGTCGAGTACGACAGAGGCCAGGAATGGGAGACCCGGAGCAGTGCTATCGATGCGGACGAGGCGGCCACTGGTCCAAGGAGTGTCCCAAGGGAGGAATGGGAGGAGGACCAGACAGGAACGGATACAGGGACCGAATGTTTGGACGTGATCCGTAccctccgccgccgccaccaccgttCCTTCGGGATCGGTTAATGGGTGGTGGCCGCTTTGGG GATTACGAAAGCTACTACGACAGGCGCGGATTCGAGGACACCAGGGATCTCTACGAGAGGCGGTTTACGGGTATGACAGGGCCCAGTGACATGGGATCTACCATGTGCGGGCTAGACTTTCCACCAATGACAATGCCACCTCTACCACCAAGACGAGACCCAATGCCTCCTATGCCTCCTCTAGGTATGGGATCCATGCGTGACACTGGCTTCTCCCGTGGCAACGAGTATGGCATGTTCAGCCGCCGATCACCCCCTCCAAGTGGCAACAACGGCCGGTTCAG
- the Lark gene encoding RNA-binding protein lark isoform X3, whose translation MPGFSSVGTFKIFIGNLADKTTNADIKPLFEKYGKVVECDVVKNYGFVHMENEEAGRNAIQNLNGHMVHGQPIKCEAAKSRKGPNTPTTKIFVGNLTDNTKAPQVRELFAKYGTVVECDIVRNYGFVHLEATGDVNDAIKELNGQIVDGQPMKVQISTSRVRQRPGMGDPEQCYRCGRGGHWSKECPKGGMGGGPDRNGYRDRMFGRDPYPPPPPPPFLRDRLMGGGRFGDYESYYDRRGFEDTRDLYERRFTGMTGPSDMGSTMCGLDFPPMTMPPLPPRRDPMPPMPPLGMGSMRDTGFSRGNEYGMFSRRSPPPSGNNGRFSAPYYVHHSAGSGAEAWDEETYLRNAN comes from the exons ATGCCAGGTTTTAGCAGCGTTGGCACATTTAAAATCTTCATTGGTAATTTAGCCGACAAGACTACAAACGCGGATATAAAGCCGTTGTTTGAAAAGTATGGAAAGGTCGTAGAATGCGACGTGGTAAAGAATTATGGCTTCGTG CATATGGAGAATGAGGAGGCAGGTCGAAACGCAATACAGAATCTGAATGGACACATGGTTCATGGACAGCCGATAAAATGTGAGGCTGCAAAGAGTCGTAAGGGACCCAACACTCCTACGACAAAGATTTTCGTGGGTAATCTCACAGACAACACTAAGGCGCCGCAAGTGCGCGAACTGTTTGCCAAATATGGTACCGTTGTCGAATGCGACATCGTGCGAAACTACGGTTTCGTTCATCTTGAGGCAACTGGCGACGTGAACGACGCCATCAAGGAGCTGAATGGACAAATCGTCGATGGACAACCGATGAAGGTCCAGATTTCTACTAGTCGAGTACGACAGAGGCCAGGAATGGGAGACCCGGAGCAGTGCTATCGATGCGGACGAGGCGGCCACTGGTCCAAGGAGTGTCCCAAGGGAGGAATGGGAGGAGGACCAGACAGGAACGGATACAGGGACCGAATGTTTGGACGTGATCCGTAccctccgccgccgccaccaccgttCCTTCGGGATCGGTTAATGGGTGGTGGCCGCTTTGGG GATTACGAAAGCTACTACGACAGGCGCGGATTCGAGGACACCAGGGATCTCTACGAGAGGCGGTTTACGGGTATGACAGGGCCCAGTGACATGGGATCTACCATGTGCGGGCTAGACTTTCCACCAATGACAATGCCACCTCTACCACCAAGACGAGACCCAATGCCTCCTATGCCTCCTCTAGGTATGGGATCCATGCGTGACACTGGCTTCTCCCGTGGCAACGAGTATGGCATGTTCAGCCGCCGATCACCCCCTCCAAGTGGCAACAACGGCCGGTTCAG
- the Lark gene encoding RNA-binding protein lark isoform X5 yields MPGFSSVGTFKIFIGNLADKTTNADIKPLFEKYGKVVECDVVKNYGFVHMENEEAGRNAIQNLNGHMVHGQPIKCEAAKSRKGPNTPTTKIFVGNLTDNTKAPQVRELFAKYGTVVECDIVRNYGFVHLEATGDVNDAIKELNGQIVDGQPMKVQISTSRVRQRPGMGDPEQCYRCGRGGHWSKECPKGGMGGGPDRNGYRDRMFGRDPYPPPPPPPFLRDRLMGGGRFGDYESYYDRRGFEDTRDLYERRFTGMGSMRDTGFSRGNEYGMFSRRSPPPSGNNGRFSRGMYEDFSRDSFEERRPGLRGPSPSRRFAPY; encoded by the exons ATGCCAGGTTTTAGCAGCGTTGGCACATTTAAAATCTTCATTGGTAATTTAGCCGACAAGACTACAAACGCGGATATAAAGCCGTTGTTTGAAAAGTATGGAAAGGTCGTAGAATGCGACGTGGTAAAGAATTATGGCTTCGTG CATATGGAGAATGAGGAGGCAGGTCGAAACGCAATACAGAATCTGAATGGACACATGGTTCATGGACAGCCGATAAAATGTGAGGCTGCAAAGAGTCGTAAGGGACCCAACACTCCTACGACAAAGATTTTCGTGGGTAATCTCACAGACAACACTAAGGCGCCGCAAGTGCGCGAACTGTTTGCCAAATATGGTACCGTTGTCGAATGCGACATCGTGCGAAACTACGGTTTCGTTCATCTTGAGGCAACTGGCGACGTGAACGACGCCATCAAGGAGCTGAATGGACAAATCGTCGATGGACAACCGATGAAGGTCCAGATTTCTACTAGTCGAGTACGACAGAGGCCAGGAATGGGAGACCCGGAGCAGTGCTATCGATGCGGACGAGGCGGCCACTGGTCCAAGGAGTGTCCCAAGGGAGGAATGGGAGGAGGACCAGACAGGAACGGATACAGGGACCGAATGTTTGGACGTGATCCGTAccctccgccgccgccaccaccgttCCTTCGGGATCGGTTAATGGGTGGTGGCCGCTTTGGG GATTACGAAAGCTACTACGACAGGCGCGGATTCGAGGACACCAGGGATCTCTACGAGAGGCGGTTTACGG GTATGGGATCCATGCGTGACACTGGCTTCTCCCGTGGCAACGAGTATGGCATGTTCAGCCGCCGATCACCCCCTCCAAGTGGCAACAACGGCCGGTTCAG
- the Lark gene encoding RNA-binding protein lark isoform X8: MPGFSSVGTFKIFIGNLADKTTNADIKPLFEKYGKVVECDVVKNYGFVHMENEEAGRNAIQNLNGHMVHGQPIKCEAAKSRKGPNTPTTKIFVGNLTDNTKAPQVRELFAKYGTVVECDIVRNYGFVHLEATGDVNDAIKELNGQIVDGQPMKVQISTSRVRQRPGMGDPEQCYRCGRGGHWSKECPKGGMGGGPDRNGYRDRMFGRDPYPPPPPPPFLRDRLMGGGRFGDYESYYDRRGFEDTRDLYERRFTGMGSMRDTGFSRGNEYGMFSRRSPPPSGNNGRFRPGLRGPSPSRRFAPY; the protein is encoded by the exons ATGCCAGGTTTTAGCAGCGTTGGCACATTTAAAATCTTCATTGGTAATTTAGCCGACAAGACTACAAACGCGGATATAAAGCCGTTGTTTGAAAAGTATGGAAAGGTCGTAGAATGCGACGTGGTAAAGAATTATGGCTTCGTG CATATGGAGAATGAGGAGGCAGGTCGAAACGCAATACAGAATCTGAATGGACACATGGTTCATGGACAGCCGATAAAATGTGAGGCTGCAAAGAGTCGTAAGGGACCCAACACTCCTACGACAAAGATTTTCGTGGGTAATCTCACAGACAACACTAAGGCGCCGCAAGTGCGCGAACTGTTTGCCAAATATGGTACCGTTGTCGAATGCGACATCGTGCGAAACTACGGTTTCGTTCATCTTGAGGCAACTGGCGACGTGAACGACGCCATCAAGGAGCTGAATGGACAAATCGTCGATGGACAACCGATGAAGGTCCAGATTTCTACTAGTCGAGTACGACAGAGGCCAGGAATGGGAGACCCGGAGCAGTGCTATCGATGCGGACGAGGCGGCCACTGGTCCAAGGAGTGTCCCAAGGGAGGAATGGGAGGAGGACCAGACAGGAACGGATACAGGGACCGAATGTTTGGACGTGATCCGTAccctccgccgccgccaccaccgttCCTTCGGGATCGGTTAATGGGTGGTGGCCGCTTTGGG GATTACGAAAGCTACTACGACAGGCGCGGATTCGAGGACACCAGGGATCTCTACGAGAGGCGGTTTACGG GTATGGGATCCATGCGTGACACTGGCTTCTCCCGTGGCAACGAGTATGGCATGTTCAGCCGCCGATCACCCCCTCCAAGTGGCAACAACGGCCGGTTCAG